The genome window TAAGATAGGTCTAGGTTTACTAGGAATAGATGCCCCACAAAAAATGTAGCTAACAAATAGATAGATTCTATAAAAGAAATATTCTCCATGAAATAATTGTGGATGGATATTTCTTTTTTGAAGGGATTATTTTTTATAGTCCGTCTATAGTTATAAGTAATTAGAAGGAGGATTATTTGATGCAAAAAAAGAAAATAGGGGTTTTCACATTTGCTATAACGCTTATTTCTCTAGGTATCTTGTTACTTATAAGAAATTTTATAGAAATTGACTTAAAAACAGCAATTGGCATTGCTTGGCCAAGTATTATAATACTTTTTGGTATAGAAATTATTATCACCAAGCTAGTGCTATCAAGAAACTCTGAAGAGACAAAGACGTATATAGATCCCTTGAGTGCAATCATACTGAGTATTATAATAGTTATTACATCAATCTATTCAAGTTTTAGTTTTGACAGAGGTTTTAGTTTTTTCTCAATTGTTAAATCTATTGATTTTGGAGATTTCTCTAATGGTGTGTTAAATTATAAGGATGTATCAACTTATAAATACGACTTTACAATTGAATCAATAGGTAAGGAAGAGCTAGAAGTTATTAATCGATTTGGTGATGTGGAGGTAATTGGAGACTCAGTGGATAATATAGAAATATCAGCAGAGATTAAAATCAATTATAATGATAAAGCCTATGCAGATGAATTATCAAAAAAAATTGTTAAGATTGATGATAAAGGAAGTCTTACAAGTATAGTCTCAGATTTCGCTGGTACTAAATATGATCAGAGTAAAGCAGGAAACATAAGCATCAGCTATTATATTCGTACACCATCACATATGAGAATAAATATAGAAAACGAGTTTGGAGATACGATTTTAAAAGGCCTAGAAAAAGATGTAGAAATTAATAGTCGACATGGTAATATTGAAGTATCAGATATTTTAGGCTTTGTAAAATTAGACAATTCCTTTGGAAGTATTGATGTTACGAATATTAAAGGTAATGTAGAAATAGATAATCAGCATGATGAGATATATGTTGAGAATGTAGAGAAAGATATTACAATTAAATGTAAATTTGGAGATGTAGAGGTTGAAAAAGTGGGAGGAAATTTAAATTTAGAAAATGAGCATGCAAATGTTGATGTAGAAGACATCAAAGGAGACCTCTATATTTATGGTAGATTTGGAAATATAAATGTAGATAATGCAAATAAATTCATAAAAGTAATTTCTAAAAATGGAAACATATCATTTAAGACTGAGAAATTAGTTGAAAAAGGTCTAGAAATAGAAAATGAGTTTGGTAATATAGATATTACAGTTCCATCAAAGCAAAGTGGTAGCTTTAATGTAGTAGCAGAGTTTGGAGAAATTGAAAATACGTTAGGCTTAAATGTTACTGAAGGTATTACAGAGCAGAACATAAATGATTTCATAGATAATACTAATATAAAATTCTATATAAGAAGTAAAAACGGAAACATAAACCTTAACACAAACTAACTTCTTAGGAATTGGGGTGGTGGTAACAATTGAATGAAGAACGTATAGTTTGTGAGCTAAAGGCGGGAAATTATACTGTTTTTAAAGAAATAGTTGATTTATTTAAAAATAGGGTATTTGGGATGGCCTATAAGTTTACAAATAGCTATGAAGAGGCTCAAGACTTATCTCAGGAAATATTTCTTAAAATATATAAGGAAATAGGTAGCTTTAGATTTGAAAGTAAGCTTTCTACTTGGATATATAGGATATCAATAAACACATGTCTAGATTGGAAAAGAAAAAACAGTAAGATTAAAATACTAAGTACAAGTATAATTAACGATGATGATGAAACTGTTGAGCTTGATATCAAGGACGATAAACCTTTGCCTGATGAGGTCTTTATTCAGTCTGAGAGTCAAAGGGAAGTACATGAACTAGTTTATGGGCTTCCTGACAAATACAAGACAGTAATTATAATGTATCATTTTAACAATATGTCTTATCAGGACATTTCAATAGCACTGAATATTCCTGAAAGGACTGTTGAAACTAGACTTTATAGAGCAAGAAGACTATTAAAAGATGAGTTGACAAAGCTAAATGAGAGAGGTGGATACAAGTGGAATGCAAAGAAGTCTTAATTTTGGTTGATAAATACTTTGAAAATAGACTTAGCGACATTGAAAAGCATAATGTAAAAAAACACCTAGAAAAATGTAATAGGTGT of Proteiniborus sp. DW1 contains these proteins:
- a CDS encoding sigma-70 family RNA polymerase sigma factor — translated: MNEERIVCELKAGNYTVFKEIVDLFKNRVFGMAYKFTNSYEEAQDLSQEIFLKIYKEIGSFRFESKLSTWIYRISINTCLDWKRKNSKIKILSTSIINDDDETVELDIKDDKPLPDEVFIQSESQREVHELVYGLPDKYKTVIIMYHFNNMSYQDISIALNIPERTVETRLYRARRLLKDELTKLNERGGYKWNAKKS